A DNA window from Paralichthys olivaceus isolate ysfri-2021 chromosome 11, ASM2471397v2, whole genome shotgun sequence contains the following coding sequences:
- the LOC109634629 gene encoding zinc finger FYVE domain-containing protein 1, with translation MSEALMMDMESLTIGLEKPRERPETSGARSFLLVDDQENLQVQDESEFLDRLGCGDVAGVKVLSIFGNTGDGKSHTLNHILFGGKSVFYTSKSPSSCTVGVWAAYNPTLSLVALDTEGLLGAAANQNQRMRLLLKVLAVSDIVVYRTRAERLHNDMFHFLSSASGAYLKHFTPELRALSSRCGLDVPLSSLGPAVIVFQETTHTQLLGHDSMVPGHADTLLKKRFHDLGLGTEAFSSVQYVGTQTITPPTNYNTLLEAATQQVKNTHTRSPRQPGIVFHALEALSERFCGELSDDKMTLHSFFPDEYFTCSAVCLSCNVRCKNGMNHLRDRFPHMADGLCQYAHQFNNKVLICKRCYEGGREVIVMPKTSASTDNPWFGLAKYAWSGFVLECASCGVIYRSRQYWMGNQDPESSVVRSEVKHVWEGSDAFMTNHQNAAQRVLDGMNYMIQSVSEYSTGPTKAVTAWLTDQVAPPYWRPNTEITACHGCQKVFEEAERKHHCRSCGEGFCHPCSSNRMPVPERGWGNGPVRVCKACYRQGGPADTVNNQVSKVEPQGLIARRVTEVAQSTLDMVSTAVDYPLCFVKEVARPDYWVPDQEITQCHQCSKTFTPVMSKHHCRACGQGVCGPCSTHIRPVPSRGWDHPVRVCDSCHGRTDTL, from the exons ATGTCTGAGGCACTGATGATGGACATGGAGAGTCTGACAATCGGGCTGGAGAAGCCGCGGGAGCGTCCGGAGACGAGCGGGGCCCGGAGCTTCCTGCTGGTGGACGATCAAGAAAACCTCCAG GTCCAAGATGAGTCAGAGTTTTTGGACAGACTCGGGTGTGGGGACGTTGCAGGCGTCAAGGTTCTCTCCATCTTTGGCAACACTGGCGACGGCAAGTCCCACACCCTCAACCATATTCTGTTTGGTGGTAAGAGTGTGTTCTACACTTCCAAGTCCCCCAGCTCCTGTACGGTGGGAGTGTGGGCCGCCTACAACCCCACCCTCAGCCTGGTTGCCCTGGACACTGAGGGCCTGTTAGGTGCAGCAGCCAACCAGAACCAGAGGAtgaggctgctgctgaag gtACTGGCAGTGTCTGATATTGTCGTCTATCGCACCCGAGCTGAACGCCTCCACAACGACATGTTCCACTTCCTGAGCAGTGCCTCTGGGGCCTACCTGAAGCATTTCACCCCAGAGCTCAGGGCCCTCTCCAGCCGCTGTGGTCTGGATGTGCCCCTCTCTTCTCTTGGACCTGCTGTCATTGTCTTCCAAGAGACAACGCACACCCAGCTACTGGGTCATG ACTCCATGGTGCCAGGCCATGCCGACACGCTGCTCAAGAAGCGTTTTCATGACCTGGGGTTGGGGACAGAAGCCTTCAGCTCAGTGCAGTACGTAGGCACCCAGACCATCACACCTCCCACCAACTACAACACTCTGCTGGAAGCGGCCACACAGCAAGTGAAGAACACTCACACCCGCTCCCCCCGCCAGCCGGGGATAGTGTTTCATGCACTGGAA GCCCTGAGTGAGCGTTTCTGTGGGGAACTTTCTGACGACAAGATGACCCTGCACTCCTTCTTTCCAGATGAGTACTTCACCTGCTCCGCTGTTTGCCTCAGCTGCAA CGTTCGCTGTAAAAATGGAATGAACCATCTGAGAGACAGGTTCCCTCACATGGCAGATGGGCTCTGCCAGTATGCACACCAGTTCAACAACAAGGTCCTCATCTGTAAA CGGTGCTatgaaggaggcagagaggtgATTGTTATGCCCAAAACATCAGCTTCCACTGATAACCCGTGGTTTGGACTGGCCAAGTATGCCTGGTCAGG TTTTGTGTTGGAGTGTGCTAGCTGTGGTGTCATCTACCGCAGCAGACAGTACTGGATGGGAAACCAGGACCCCGAGAGCAGTGTGGTGCGATCTGAGGTTAAACACGTCTGGGAGGGG tcGGACGCCTTCATGACCAACCACCAGAATGCTGCTCAGAGGGTCCTGGATGGGATGAACTACATGATTCAGTCGGTGTCCGAGTACAGCACCGGCCCCACCAAAGCTGTCACTGCCTGGCTCACTGACCAGGTGGCTCCTCCCTACTGGAGACCCAACACAGAGATAACA GCCTGTCATGGCTGTCAGAAGGTGtttgaggaggcagagaggaagcacCACTGTCGATCCTGTGGAGAGGGTTTCTGCCACCCCTGCTCCAGCAATAGGATGCCCGTGCCAGAAAGGGGTTGGGGTAATGGCCCTGTCCGGGTGTGCAAGGCCTGCTATCGCCAGGGTGGCCCGGCTGACACTGTCAACAATCAGG tgTCCAAGGTGGAGCCTCAAGGTCTGATAGCTCGCAGGGTGACGGAGGTGGCTCAATCTACACTGGACATGGTCTCCACAGCGGTAGACTACCCTCTCT GTTTTGTGAAAGAGGTTGCCCGACCAGACTACTGGGTGCCAGACCAGGAGATCACGCAGTGTCACCAGTGCTCCAAAACCTTCACCCCGGTCATGTCCAAGCACCACTGCAGGGCATGCGGACAGGGAGTGTGCGGACCTTGCTCCACACACATCAGGCCCGTGCCTTCCCGAGGCTGGGACCACCCAGTCAGAGTGTGTGACAGCTGCCACGGCcgcacagacacactgtaa